The following are encoded together in the Thermodesulfovibrionales bacterium genome:
- a CDS encoding phosphate-starvation-inducible PsiE family protein, with translation MMRLFRKVIDIIVTLMIPLVILALMIGIARIFLDLRAVFKSPTIAIGFDIMVTNILSMFVVMELLKGIIEYFEIHRVKITFITDAAMVFILREIMIGIYEHTMGWTEILSISGLLIVVGGIRTMAIVYSPDKNKEAAIHEQGMC, from the coding sequence ATGATGAGACTGTTCAGGAAAGTTATCGACATAATCGTGACCTTGATGATTCCGCTCGTAATCCTTGCACTCATGATAGGGATTGCGAGGATATTCCTCGATTTGAGAGCAGTCTTCAAGAGTCCGACCATAGCAATCGGGTTCGACATCATGGTAACAAACATCCTCTCGATGTTCGTGGTGATGGAGCTGCTCAAAGGGATCATCGAATATTTTGAGATACACAGGGTGAAAATAACCTTTATTACCGATGCCGCAATGGTTTTCATCCTCAGGGAAATCATGATCGGCATTTACGAACATACCATGGGATGGACGGAAATACTTTCGATTTCAGGGCTTCTCATCGTCGTCGGCGGCATTCGGACGATGGCGATCGTCTATTCACCGGATAAAAACAAGGAGGCGGCGATACATGAGCAGGGAATGTGTTGA